In Cryptosporangium minutisporangium, the following are encoded in one genomic region:
- a CDS encoding helix-turn-helix domain-containing protein, translating into MARVFRQQIDEGILNRAATLFARYGYAQTSVQAIADAVGMSKAGLLHYFPTKDALRDAVVAHSAALAAEVLDAVAGEPMGPARDRRVIETLVDQALARPGMVSYLVSATSTGSAEPLEPGHERIGRTVFEAFGVDADAEPERAIRVLGAVGALSMTVLAAHRAGKAVAWRPYVVATSFDALGH; encoded by the coding sequence GTGGCGAGAGTTTTCCGGCAGCAGATCGACGAAGGCATCCTCAATCGGGCGGCGACGCTGTTCGCGCGCTACGGCTACGCGCAGACCTCGGTGCAGGCGATCGCGGACGCCGTCGGCATGTCCAAGGCCGGACTCCTGCACTACTTCCCGACGAAGGACGCGCTGCGGGATGCCGTCGTCGCGCACAGTGCTGCGCTCGCCGCCGAGGTACTGGACGCCGTCGCCGGCGAACCGATGGGGCCGGCTCGGGACCGGCGGGTGATCGAGACGCTCGTCGACCAGGCCCTCGCTCGGCCGGGCATGGTGTCGTACCTGGTCAGCGCGACGTCGACCGGGTCGGCCGAGCCGCTGGAGCCGGGCCACGAGCGGATCGGCCGGACGGTGTTCGAGGCGTTCGGGGTCGACGCCGACGCTGAGCCCGAGCGGGCGATCCGCGTCCTGGGTGCGGTCGGGGCGCTTTCGATGACCGTGCTGGCAGCGCACCGCGCCGGCAAGGCGGTGGCGTGGCGGCCGTACGTGGTGGCCACGAGCTTCGACGCGCTGGGTCACTGA
- a CDS encoding mycofactocin-coupled SDR family oxidoreductase, translating to MAGRMEGKVAFVTGAARGQGRSHAVRLAQEGADVLAVDVCAQIDSVPYAMATEADLVETARLVEALDRRVVTRVADVRERAQLAAAVQAGVAELGHLDVVVANAGISPIGNSVPAIGWFDTVSTNLVGVINTLEAAFPHLGAGASIVVTGSMAAFMPGAVDSAGPGGAGYAHAKRAVARLVHDLALQLAPLSIRVNAVHPGNIATPMLLNDMMYRVFRPDLENPTREDAEPAFGSMHKLPVNTLDPVDISEAVLYLASDAARYVTGQQLRVDAGALLPVTTANAPG from the coding sequence ATGGCCGGGAGAATGGAAGGCAAAGTCGCCTTCGTGACGGGCGCTGCGCGCGGACAGGGCCGCAGCCACGCCGTGCGGCTGGCGCAGGAGGGCGCGGACGTCCTCGCGGTCGACGTCTGCGCGCAGATCGACTCGGTGCCCTACGCGATGGCCACCGAAGCGGATCTCGTCGAGACCGCCCGGCTGGTGGAGGCGCTCGACCGCCGCGTGGTGACCCGGGTCGCGGATGTGCGGGAGCGCGCGCAGCTGGCGGCCGCGGTCCAGGCCGGCGTCGCCGAGTTAGGGCACCTGGACGTCGTGGTCGCGAACGCGGGGATCAGCCCGATCGGCAACTCGGTGCCGGCGATCGGCTGGTTCGACACGGTCTCGACCAATCTGGTCGGGGTGATCAACACGCTGGAGGCGGCGTTCCCGCACCTCGGGGCGGGTGCCTCGATCGTCGTCACCGGCTCGATGGCGGCGTTCATGCCCGGTGCCGTGGACTCGGCCGGCCCCGGCGGTGCGGGTTACGCCCACGCCAAGCGGGCGGTGGCCCGCCTCGTGCACGACCTGGCGCTGCAGCTCGCGCCGCTGTCGATCCGGGTCAACGCCGTGCACCCGGGCAACATCGCGACGCCGATGCTGCTCAACGACATGATGTACCGGGTCTTCCGGCCGGATCTGGAGAACCCCACCCGGGAGGACGCCGAGCCCGCGTTCGGCTCGATGCACAAGCTGCCGGTCAACACGCTCGACCCGGTCGACATCAGCGAGGCGGTGCTCTACCTGGCGTCCGACGCGGCCCGGTACGTGACCGGCCAGCAGCTCAGGGTCGACGCCGGCGCGCTTCTCCCGGTCACCACGGCCAACGCGCCCGGCTGA
- a CDS encoding DUF6282 family protein: MAEHPVPSPLARHLVRGAYDTHVHVAPDIMERRIDDVGLARRLAEVGLAGVVLKSHYAPTAERAQVVRGVVPAVSTLGAITLNASVGGLNPVAVEVAGRQGARIVWLPTVDCANQRASRAQAPAGAAPPMWAQVQDELAEAGILAPAIAVVDDDGRVVPALRDVLSLVAKHDMVLATGHLSGDEIVATVDAAVDAGVRRIVVTHPEFTSQRVPVEVQRRLAARGALMERCFTTPYTGKVAWETFFAHIRAVGPEHSVLSSDLGQPFNPPVEDGLALLADQLLANGFTEDEVHTMAVDNSRRLVGPPSGAGSVVHFGRS, encoded by the coding sequence ATGGCCGAGCACCCCGTCCCCAGCCCGTTGGCGCGGCACCTCGTCCGGGGTGCGTACGACACCCACGTCCACGTCGCGCCGGACATCATGGAACGCCGCATCGACGACGTCGGCCTGGCCCGGCGCCTGGCGGAGGTCGGTCTGGCCGGCGTCGTGCTCAAGTCCCACTACGCCCCGACCGCCGAGCGCGCGCAGGTGGTCCGGGGTGTCGTCCCGGCGGTGAGTACGCTGGGTGCGATCACCCTCAACGCGTCGGTCGGTGGCCTCAACCCGGTCGCGGTCGAGGTCGCCGGACGTCAGGGCGCGCGGATCGTCTGGCTGCCCACCGTCGACTGCGCCAACCAGCGGGCGAGCCGAGCGCAGGCACCGGCCGGTGCGGCGCCGCCGATGTGGGCGCAGGTCCAGGACGAGCTGGCCGAGGCCGGGATCCTGGCGCCGGCCATCGCGGTGGTGGACGACGACGGCCGGGTGGTGCCCGCGCTGCGCGACGTGCTGTCGCTGGTCGCGAAGCACGACATGGTGCTGGCCACCGGGCACCTGTCCGGAGACGAGATCGTCGCGACGGTGGACGCCGCGGTCGACGCCGGGGTGCGGCGGATCGTCGTCACCCACCCCGAGTTCACGTCCCAGCGGGTGCCGGTCGAGGTGCAGCGACGTCTCGCCGCCCGCGGCGCGCTGATGGAGCGGTGCTTCACCACCCCCTACACCGGCAAGGTGGCGTGGGAGACGTTCTTCGCGCACATCCGTGCGGTCGGCCCGGAGCACTCGGTGCTCTCCAGCGACCTCGGCCAGCCGTTCAACCCGCCGGTCGAGGACGGTCTGGCGCTGCTGGCCGACCAACTGCTGGCGAACGGCTTCACCGAGGACGAGGTCCACACGATGGCCGTCGACAACTCCCGCCGCCTGGTGGGCCCGCCCTCCGGCGCGGGTAGCGTTGTGCACTTCGGCCGGTCATAG